The following coding sequences lie in one Kamptonema formosum PCC 6407 genomic window:
- a CDS encoding calcium-binding protein, translating into MSNIFTVTNNLDSGSGSLRAAISAAAAGDTIVFDPSLASQTITLTSGQININKTLIIDGAAAPGIAISGNNTSRIFELPEGSRTAPYNVTLRNLIVANGKASGTGEDGAGAGIKTNMGNNLTVENCQFNKNAATYGGGAIFTGFTSNLTVINSSFDGNEGFLGKEERGGGAIATKTGASHIIKGSSFTNNKGINGGAINNLNSHMTIEDCTFLNNDTLNGGFGATNGYGGAIYTDGASESAIGETSGLFVLRNSRIEGSKAKGQGGGVCLFVSSRENLVIENTTIINNEALPPVSGGPGIGGGLRIGGSGTYTISKSTITNNSATDYAGGFWVGEGVQGTIINSTLSGNKAVSADGKDGYGGAMMVASSNLQQIINSTIANNFAGFMGGAFWGSNDKATVQNSIFANNTAGNSSEIKWQTIAPLNDGGNNIQFPAAKDINITTGITIADPKLGPLQDNGGGIFTHALLAGSPAIDAGVGVSGVTVDARGATRTDGKIDVGSFEFGAIATPTPTPVPTPTPTPVPTPVPTPTPTPVPTPIPTPTPTPVPLPTPTPVPPPLPTPTPIPTPGPTPTPTPTPTPADTSCLGDRFPTPNLAIATINPNSVDTNLEGTESDDFLKADSANNSINGFGGNDTLIGMIGNDNLYGGNGNNWISANEGNDYINAGGGDNLVFAGKDNDAIAAGEGSDTLLGDLGNDTIISGGGNDAISANQGDDLIDAGSGNDLIFAGKDNDAILGGDGDDKLIGDLGADTLIGGQGNDSLNGGDGADFLDGGAGDNIMLGGSGNDIIKGGNGNNFLSGESGNDTLCGGSGSELLYGGDGADTLDGCVGNDTLKGDGGNDLLMAGIGDDFLIGGAGDDSLIGSAGRDIFVLTIGEGNDRVIDFEKGQDLLGLKGDLTFGMLSITAGADVSGATTLIRIANSGELLVTLQGVVPTAIASEDFTGSIPLL; encoded by the coding sequence ATGTCCAATATTTTTACTGTCACTAACAATCTAGATAGCGGTTCTGGTTCGCTGAGAGCTGCAATTTCTGCCGCTGCTGCTGGAGATACAATTGTATTTGACCCTAGCCTCGCTAGTCAGACGATTACCTTAACTAGCGGTCAAATTAATATTAACAAAACTCTAATTATAGATGGTGCTGCTGCTCCTGGTATCGCCATTAGCGGCAATAATACTAGCCGTATCTTTGAATTGCCAGAAGGTTCTAGAACTGCTCCCTATAACGTCACTCTGCGTAACTTAATTGTCGCCAATGGTAAGGCATCAGGTACGGGTGAAGATGGTGCAGGAGCAGGAATTAAGACCAATATGGGGAATAATTTAACAGTTGAAAACTGCCAATTTAATAAGAATGCTGCTACCTACGGCGGCGGGGCAATTTTTACAGGATTCACCAGCAACTTAACTGTTATTAATAGTTCCTTTGATGGCAATGAAGGTTTCTTAGGTAAAGAAGAGCGCGGAGGAGGTGCGATCGCAACTAAAACCGGAGCTTCTCATATTATTAAAGGCTCTAGTTTTACTAACAATAAAGGCATCAACGGCGGGGCAATTAATAATCTCAATAGTCACATGACTATCGAAGATTGCACCTTCCTTAATAACGATACGCTCAATGGAGGTTTTGGAGCAACTAACGGTTACGGCGGGGCAATTTATACCGATGGTGCTAGCGAATCGGCAATTGGTGAAACTAGCGGTTTGTTTGTGCTTCGCAACTCTCGGATTGAGGGAAGTAAAGCCAAAGGTCAAGGCGGCGGGGTTTGCTTGTTTGTATCTTCTCGCGAGAACTTGGTGATTGAAAATACCACAATTATTAATAATGAAGCTCTCCCACCTGTTTCGGGAGGACCTGGTATCGGGGGAGGTTTGCGGATTGGCGGTTCAGGTACTTATACTATTAGCAAATCTACGATTACTAACAACTCAGCAACGGATTATGCTGGCGGTTTTTGGGTGGGTGAAGGAGTCCAGGGTACTATTATCAACTCGACTTTATCTGGCAATAAAGCAGTAAGTGCTGATGGGAAAGATGGTTATGGTGGAGCGATGATGGTTGCTTCTTCCAATCTGCAACAAATCATTAACTCCACGATTGCTAATAATTTTGCTGGTTTTATGGGTGGGGCATTTTGGGGAAGTAATGATAAAGCTACTGTCCAAAATTCGATTTTTGCTAACAATACGGCCGGCAATAGTAGCGAGATTAAGTGGCAGACGATCGCGCCATTAAATGATGGGGGAAATAATATCCAATTTCCGGCCGCCAAGGATATAAATATCACCACAGGCATTACTATTGCTGACCCCAAGCTTGGCCCGTTGCAAGACAATGGCGGTGGTATTTTTACCCACGCTTTGCTAGCAGGAAGTCCTGCGATCGATGCTGGAGTAGGTGTCTCTGGGGTTACGGTTGACGCACGCGGTGCTACGCGCACAGATGGCAAAATAGATGTTGGTTCCTTTGAGTTTGGCGCGATCGCCACACCAACTCCCACACCAGTACCAACACCTACTCCCACACCAGTACCAACGCCAGTACCAACGCCTACTCCCACACCAGTACCAACACCAATACCAACGCCTACTCCCACACCAGTACCGCTTCCCACACCAACTCCAGTACCCCCGCCACTGCCAACACCGACTCCCATCCCAACGCCAGGGCCAACGCCTACTCCCACACCCACACCAACCCCAGCAGATACAAGTTGCCTTGGCGATCGCTTTCCGACTCCCAATCTCGCGATCGCTACCATCAACCCCAACTCTGTTGACACAAATCTCGAAGGTACCGAGTCTGATGATTTTCTCAAAGCCGACTCTGCTAATAATTCTATCAATGGATTTGGCGGCAATGATACTTTAATAGGCATGATCGGTAATGACAACTTATATGGAGGAAACGGCAACAACTGGATATCAGCAAACGAAGGAAATGACTACATAAATGCCGGTGGCGGAGATAATTTGGTTTTTGCTGGCAAAGATAATGATGCGATCGCAGCGGGAGAAGGAAGCGATACACTCCTCGGCGACTTAGGCAACGATACTATCATCAGCGGTGGCGGAAATGACGCAATCTCTGCCAATCAAGGAGATGATTTGATCGACGCTGGTAGTGGCAACGACCTCATTTTTGCAGGCAAGGACAACGACGCTATCTTAGGTGGAGATGGGGATGATAAACTAATAGGTGATTTAGGGGCAGATACTCTCATTGGCGGCCAAGGGAATGACAGCTTAAATGGCGGCGATGGTGCTGACTTTTTAGATGGTGGTGCTGGTGATAATATCATGCTTGGAGGCAGTGGCAATGACATTATTAAAGGGGGAAATGGGAATAATTTTCTATCTGGTGAAAGTGGCAATGATACTCTTTGTGGTGGCAGTGGCAGCGAGTTACTTTACGGTGGAGATGGTGCAGATACCCTTGATGGTTGTGTTGGCAATGATACTCTCAAAGGCGACGGCGGTAACGATCTATTGATGGCCGGTATCGGCGATGATTTCCTAATTGGTGGTGCAGGAGATGATTCTTTAATTGGTTCAGCAGGGCGCGATATATTTGTGTTGACAATTGGTGAGGGCAACGATCGGGTTATTGACTTTGAAAAAGGTCAAGATTTGCTAGGCTTAAAAGGGGATTTAACGTTTGGAATGTTGAGTATCACTGCTGGTGCTGATGTTAGCGGTGCTACCACTTTAATTCGGATTGCTAATAGTGGCGAACTTTTAGTAACTCTTCAGGGAGTCGTACCCACTGCGATCGCATCTGAGGACTTCACGGGTAGCATCCCACTTTTGTAA
- a CDS encoding tetratricopeptide repeat-containing S1 family peptidase, whose protein sequence is MSRNFSRFNSLACLLAGTIPAIVVVVSQPTAAIAKTPQEIAEIAGPITVQVNSSLGDGSGVIIAKDGNTYTVLTVNHVVETTDVKYTIRTSTGKNYQATSVTRLQKTERDPDLAIVKFESPEEYQIATVGDSDQAAIGAQIYVYGYPATGGLFGAEREAELSPGLVTSRPQSRPEGYNLRYQAVTWSGMSGGPVFDADGRLVGLHGQGEFGFAQTSSGEVAPIKTGFNAAVPINMFIARLADAGVNKSELKVNNSPASRGPVSLGNPQNAEGYYLRGLSHLDQGKLKDAIADFNRSLELNPKNSEAYFNRGVAYAYQEPTRSGSNVFDPLKQAIEDYTLAIKANPGYADAYYNRGVAHLANNDKPGAIADFQKAAELYQKLGRKDDYQQALKKIKELQ, encoded by the coding sequence ATGAGCAGAAATTTTTCTCGTTTCAACTCCCTTGCCTGCCTCCTAGCAGGGACAATTCCCGCCATAGTAGTAGTAGTCAGCCAACCCACAGCCGCGATCGCGAAAACGCCCCAAGAAATTGCTGAGATTGCCGGGCCGATTACAGTTCAGGTTAACAGTTCCCTCGGCGACGGTTCCGGCGTAATTATTGCCAAAGACGGTAATACTTATACCGTATTAACAGTTAATCACGTAGTTGAGACAACTGACGTAAAATACACCATTCGCACCTCCACAGGCAAAAACTATCAAGCAACTAGCGTGACGCGGCTGCAAAAAACTGAAAGAGATCCCGATTTAGCGATCGTCAAATTTGAAAGTCCAGAAGAATATCAAATTGCCACAGTTGGAGATTCAGACCAAGCAGCCATCGGTGCTCAGATATATGTTTATGGCTATCCCGCTACAGGGGGTTTATTTGGGGCGGAACGAGAGGCAGAACTCTCTCCCGGACTGGTGACGAGCCGCCCTCAGAGTCGCCCGGAGGGATATAATTTACGGTATCAGGCAGTGACTTGGAGCGGGATGAGTGGCGGGCCTGTATTTGATGCTGATGGCCGCCTTGTAGGTTTGCATGGACAAGGGGAATTTGGATTTGCTCAAACCAGTTCGGGAGAAGTAGCCCCGATTAAAACAGGCTTTAACGCCGCAGTTCCGATTAATATGTTTATCGCACGTTTGGCGGACGCGGGAGTGAATAAATCCGAGTTGAAAGTGAACAATTCCCCAGCATCGCGGGGCCCCGTATCTTTGGGTAATCCCCAAAATGCCGAAGGTTATTATTTGCGGGGTCTTTCCCATTTGGATCAAGGAAAGCTAAAAGATGCGATCGCAGATTTCAACCGTTCTTTGGAATTAAATCCCAAAAATTCTGAAGCTTATTTTAACCGAGGCGTTGCCTATGCTTATCAAGAGCCTACACGCAGCGGCTCTAATGTATTTGACCCTTTAAAACAAGCGATTGAAGATTACACTTTAGCAATTAAAGCCAATCCTGGTTATGCCGATGCTTACTATAACCGAGGTGTCGCACATTTGGCAAATAATGATAAACCCGGAGCGATTGCCGATTTTCAGAAAGCAGCAGAGCTTTATCAGAAGTTAGGACGGAAAGATGATTATCAACAGGCACTCAAGAAAATTAAAGAGTTGCAGTAA
- the cobA gene encoding uroporphyrinogen-III C-methyltransferase — MKESRGKVYLVGAGPGDCSLMTVRSHELLAQAEVLIYDALVDVPQLELISADCLKLEVGKRGGKPSVPQQEINRLLVKHCQTGKLVVRLKSGDPFIFGRSTSEIQALRDADCEFEVVPGISSALAAPLLAGIPLTDPVMSRCFAVMSAHDTDALDWEALVQIETLVILMGGGNLKEIVRQLQRHGRSHQTPTAIIRDCGRADKQIWIGTIADIAQKTAGQSLSPCVIVIGEVVRLREYLMQKEEVINLQDSQAKIPSSTKPLAGKTILVTRSMGQNSEFSDRLQLEGAQVIEMPALAIGPPASWEALDSAIAQLSNFNWLILTSTNGTDYFFQRLAASGKDARALSGIKIAVVGKKTADSLRSHSLIPDFIPPDFIADSLAANFPDNLDGCKILFPRVESGGREALVKELTAKGAQVTEVPAYQSCCPETIPPAALAALQNRSVNIITFASSKTVQNFCHLIETYPELSLPSDWENRVCIASIGPETSKTCKNLFGWLDVEAKEYTLDGLRTAIVEWTIANSGSMNPTTGEQNRH, encoded by the coding sequence ATGAAAGAAAGCAGGGGAAAAGTATATTTAGTAGGTGCGGGGCCAGGAGATTGCAGTTTAATGACTGTCAGATCGCACGAACTTTTAGCGCAAGCTGAGGTATTAATTTATGATGCCTTAGTTGATGTTCCGCAACTAGAATTAATATCGGCGGATTGCCTAAAATTAGAAGTAGGCAAGCGGGGAGGTAAACCTTCAGTTCCACAGCAAGAAATTAACCGTTTGTTAGTGAAACACTGCCAAACAGGGAAATTAGTAGTAAGATTAAAAAGTGGCGATCCGTTTATTTTTGGTCGTTCAACTTCGGAAATTCAAGCATTGAGAGATGCTGATTGTGAGTTTGAAGTGGTGCCGGGAATTTCCTCAGCTTTAGCTGCACCTTTACTAGCAGGAATTCCTCTGACAGATCCGGTAATGAGTCGCTGTTTTGCGGTAATGAGTGCCCACGATACAGATGCTCTTGATTGGGAAGCGTTAGTACAAATTGAAACCTTAGTAATTTTAATGGGAGGAGGTAATTTAAAGGAAATAGTGCGGCAATTGCAAAGACATGGGCGATCGCACCAAACACCTACGGCAATTATCCGCGATTGTGGACGGGCAGACAAACAGATTTGGATCGGTACAATAGCGGACATCGCACAGAAAACGGCAGGTCAATCTCTTTCTCCTTGTGTAATTGTCATTGGGGAAGTGGTGAGACTACGTGAATATTTAATGCAGAAAGAAGAAGTTATAAATTTGCAAGATTCTCAAGCAAAAATTCCTAGTTCTACAAAACCTCTGGCTGGCAAAACTATTTTAGTGACTCGTTCAATGGGTCAGAATAGTGAATTTAGCGATCGCCTTCAGCTAGAAGGAGCACAAGTCATAGAAATGCCAGCCTTGGCGATTGGGCCGCCTGCGAGTTGGGAGGCCCTCGATAGTGCGATCGCACAACTGTCAAACTTCAACTGGTTAATACTCACATCCACCAACGGTACTGATTACTTTTTTCAGCGACTAGCTGCCAGCGGTAAAGATGCACGGGCTTTATCTGGGATTAAAATAGCTGTAGTTGGTAAAAAAACTGCCGACAGTTTGCGATCGCACTCCCTAATTCCCGACTTTATCCCCCCAGACTTCATCGCCGATTCCCTCGCCGCCAATTTCCCCGACAATTTAGATGGGTGCAAAATTCTCTTTCCAAGAGTAGAAAGCGGCGGTAGAGAAGCTTTGGTAAAAGAATTAACTGCCAAAGGCGCACAAGTAACAGAAGTACCCGCCTATCAATCCTGCTGTCCTGAGACTATTCCACCAGCAGCCTTAGCAGCACTTCAAAATCGATCGGTTAATATCATTACCTTTGCCAGTTCCAAAACAGTCCAGAATTTTTGTCACTTAATAGAAACCTACCCAGAATTATCTTTACCTAGCGATTGGGAAAATCGCGTTTGTATTGCTTCTATCGGCCCCGAAACTTCTAAAACCTGTAAAAATCTGTTCGGGTGGCTAGATGTAGAAGCGAAGGAATATACTTTAGATGGATTAAGAACAGCGATAGTGGAATGGACGATCGCAAATTCCGGGAGTATGAATCCGACTACTGGGGAACAAAACCGCCACTAA